A single window of Brevundimonas naejangsanensis DNA harbors:
- the rpoZ gene encoding DNA-directed RNA polymerase subunit omega, which produces MARVTVEDCIEKVPNRFGLVLLAGHRARNIANGAALTLDRDNDKNPVVALRELADETVVPEELRENIITTLQRVDERTEAEDEAEVVALLAEPQHMNMAEAELIRALQSDRDGGQEERY; this is translated from the coding sequence ATGGCCCGCGTCACTGTCGAAGACTGCATCGAAAAGGTGCCGAACCGCTTTGGTCTGGTTCTGCTGGCCGGCCACCGCGCCCGCAACATCGCCAACGGCGCCGCGCTGACGCTGGACCGCGACAACGACAAGAACCCGGTCGTGGCCCTGCGCGAACTGGCCGACGAAACCGTCGTGCCGGAAGAACTGCGCGAGAACATCATCACCACCCTGCAACGCGTCGATGAGCGCACCGAGGCTGAGGACGAAGCCGAAGTCGTGGCCCTGCTGGCCGAGCCGCAGCACATGAACATGGCCGAAGCCGAACTGATCCGTGCGCTGCAAAGCGACCGCGACGGGGGCCAGGAGGAGCGCTACTGA
- the folK gene encoding 2-amino-4-hydroxy-6-hydroxymethyldihydropteridine diphosphokinase, whose translation MIEKMNARNDAAETASGLDDAVIVALGCNDKGAWSSCVEALEAGLARFRAEGIDVLARSSWWSSQAWPDPTDPPFLNGVAIVSTAQDARTLMWTLARIEDVCGRVRTTRNAPRTLDLDLIAYGRLSGDLDGLILPHPRAAERLFVMGPLAELAPEWRHPVCGRMARDLAAAAPVGRDAFPLHRA comes from the coding sequence ATGATCGAGAAAATGAACGCCCGGAACGACGCGGCCGAAACGGCGTCTGGTCTGGATGACGCAGTCATCGTCGCCCTGGGCTGCAATGACAAGGGCGCATGGTCGTCCTGCGTCGAGGCGCTGGAGGCGGGCCTGGCCCGATTTCGCGCCGAGGGGATCGACGTGCTGGCGCGGTCCTCCTGGTGGTCGTCGCAGGCCTGGCCCGATCCGACCGATCCGCCGTTCCTGAACGGCGTGGCGATCGTCAGCACCGCCCAGGACGCCCGGACCCTGATGTGGACCCTGGCGCGGATCGAGGATGTCTGCGGGCGGGTGCGCACGACGCGCAACGCGCCGCGCACCCTGGATCTGGATCTGATCGCCTATGGACGGCTGAGCGGCGACCTGGATGGGCTGATCCTGCCGCACCCGCGCGCGGCCGAACGGCTGTTCGTCATGGGACCGCTGGCCGAGCTGGCGCCCGAGTGGAGGCACCCCGTGTGCGGCCGCATGGCGCGCGATCTGGCGGCGGCGGCGCCGGTCGGGCGCGACGCCTTCCCTCTGCACAGGGCTTGA
- a CDS encoding NYN domain-containing protein, with product MTDHPDDRIALFIDGANLYSAARALNCDLDFKKLSQRFTGEGRLIRAYYYTAVIEGEEFSPIRPLVDWLDYNGFTVVTKPVKRYVDAQGHSRTKGNMDIEIAVDMLELAPRLDHAVLFSGDGDFRRLVQAMQAKGVRVTVVSTVKSQPPQISDDLRRQADAFIDLADIVNEVGKPKAPMNQGVTRTLDRNDRA from the coding sequence ATGACCGACCATCCCGACGACCGCATCGCCCTGTTCATCGACGGCGCCAACCTCTATTCGGCGGCTCGCGCCCTGAACTGCGATCTGGACTTCAAGAAACTGTCTCAGCGCTTCACCGGCGAGGGCCGGCTGATCCGCGCATATTATTACACAGCGGTGATCGAGGGCGAGGAATTCTCGCCGATCCGCCCCCTGGTCGACTGGCTCGACTACAACGGCTTCACCGTCGTGACCAAGCCGGTCAAACGCTATGTCGATGCCCAAGGCCACAGCCGCACCAAGGGCAATATGGACATAGAGATCGCGGTCGACATGCTGGAACTGGCGCCGCGCCTCGACCACGCCGTGCTGTTCTCCGGCGACGGCGACTTCCGCCGTCTGGTGCAGGCCATGCAGGCCAAGGGCGTGCGCGTCACCGTCGTCTCGACGGTCAAGAGCCAGCCGCCCCAGATTTCGGACGACCTGCGCCGTCAGGCGGACGCCTTCATCGACCTGGCCGACATCGTCAATGAGGTGGGCAAGCCCAAGGCTCCGATGAATCAGGGCGTGACCCGCACCCTGGATCGGAACGACCGCGCGTGA
- a CDS encoding uracil-DNA glycosylase has translation MSVPLTPEPSRDCPLCPRLVAYRAENARQNPDWWNGPAPSFGDPNARLLIAGLAPGRTGANRTGRPFTGDHAGWLLYDTLKKTGFAEGRYDPNGDDDLRLIDCMITNAVRCAPPQNKPTATEENTCRPFLVDRLAALPRLKVIVTLGDVSRRSILRTLGYPGSAIPAGHGVEGKVGDYTLINSYHCSRLNTNTGRLTAEMFEDIFRRAKAALEE, from the coding sequence GTGAGCGTTCCTCTGACCCCGGAGCCGTCCCGCGACTGCCCCCTGTGCCCGCGGCTGGTCGCCTATCGGGCCGAGAACGCGCGCCAGAACCCGGACTGGTGGAACGGCCCCGCGCCCTCGTTCGGCGACCCGAACGCGCGCCTGCTGATCGCAGGTCTGGCGCCCGGCCGCACCGGCGCCAACCGCACCGGCCGCCCCTTCACCGGGGACCACGCAGGCTGGCTGCTGTACGACACGCTGAAGAAGACCGGCTTCGCTGAAGGCCGATATGATCCGAACGGCGACGACGACCTGCGGCTGATCGACTGCATGATCACCAACGCCGTGCGCTGCGCCCCGCCGCAGAACAAGCCGACGGCGACGGAGGAGAACACCTGCCGGCCCTTCCTGGTGGACCGGCTGGCCGCCCTGCCCCGCCTGAAGGTGATCGTCACGCTGGGCGACGTGTCCCGGCGCAGCATCCTGCGGACGCTGGGCTATCCCGGCTCGGCCATTCCGGCCGGACATGGGGTCGAGGGCAAGGTCGGCGACTATACGCTGATCAACAGTTATCATTGCTCGCGGCTGAACACGAACACCGGCCGACTGACCGCCGAGATGTTCGAGGACATCTTCCGGCGCGCGAAAGCGGCGCTGGAGGAATAA
- a CDS encoding N-acetylmuramoyl-L-alanine amidase family protein → MAGRWRDNLALWGVREWAMTAVAVVVVCVVVLAAGRGLAFGPDGEVMRLRFGGDAQRTRIVVDLGRSTRGQVIEDGSSGRVILALSGVQPGRGLDGSGSGLVRGYEVSASGSSSRVRLDLARGAEIERRFLLPPGDGVAHYRYVIDLKATGAAAAPAVAPRREQVRAEKPLIVIDAGHGGRDPGAQGQHVQEKAVTLAAAQELKAALERTGRYRVRLTRDGDVYVAHGRRVQVARDAGADLFISLHADAGSDPALRGASVYTLSEQGAGRAVREFTKGEDWQRDLRLPGRDPSVDRILLDMTQRATQNRSAQFARVLLTHIEGDNHPLLRRSHRDAGLAVLLAPDVPAVLLEMGFITNPEDERVLTDERARRRLMRSVAEGIDRYFREPAAPVMVAGEIAGG, encoded by the coding sequence ATGGCCGGTCGGTGGCGTGACAATCTCGCCCTTTGGGGCGTCCGCGAATGGGCGATGACGGCCGTGGCCGTTGTCGTCGTGTGCGTCGTCGTGCTGGCGGCGGGACGCGGGCTGGCTTTCGGGCCGGACGGAGAGGTCATGCGCCTGCGCTTCGGCGGCGACGCCCAGCGCACCCGCATCGTCGTCGATCTGGGCCGCAGCACGCGCGGTCAGGTGATTGAGGACGGGTCGTCGGGGCGGGTGATCCTGGCGCTGTCGGGCGTTCAGCCGGGGCGTGGGCTGGACGGTTCAGGCTCTGGGCTGGTGCGCGGCTATGAGGTGTCGGCTTCGGGCTCTTCGTCGCGCGTGCGGTTGGACCTGGCGCGCGGCGCGGAGATCGAGCGCCGTTTCCTGCTGCCGCCCGGCGATGGGGTGGCTCACTATCGCTATGTCATCGACCTGAAGGCGACCGGCGCGGCCGCTGCGCCCGCCGTCGCCCCGCGGCGCGAACAGGTTCGGGCTGAAAAGCCCCTCATCGTCATCGACGCAGGCCACGGCGGCCGCGATCCGGGCGCGCAAGGCCAGCATGTTCAGGAAAAGGCCGTCACCCTGGCCGCCGCTCAGGAGTTGAAGGCCGCGCTGGAGCGCACCGGCCGTTATCGCGTGCGGCTGACGCGAGACGGCGACGTCTATGTCGCTCACGGCCGCCGGGTTCAGGTGGCGCGCGATGCGGGCGCGGACCTGTTCATCTCGCTGCACGCCGACGCCGGTTCTGATCCGGCCCTGCGCGGCGCCAGCGTCTACACCCTGTCCGAACAGGGCGCCGGACGGGCCGTGCGCGAGTTCACCAAGGGCGAAGACTGGCAGCGCGACCTGCGCCTGCCGGGGCGCGATCCCTCGGTCGACCGCATCCTGCTGGACATGACCCAGCGCGCCACCCAGAACCGCTCGGCCCAGTTCGCGCGGGTGCTGCTGACCCATATCGAGGGCGACAACCATCCCCTGCTGCGCCGCAGCCACCGCGACGCGGGTCTGGCGGTGCTGCTGGCGCCCGACGTGCCCGCCGTGCTGCTGGAGATGGGCTTCATCACCAATCCGGAAGACGAGCGCGTCCTGACCGACGAACGCGCCCGCCGCCGCCTGATGCGCTCGGTCGCCGAGGGCATCGACCGCTATTTCCGCGAACCCGCCGCCCCGGTGATGGTCGCAGGCGAGATCGCCGGGGGCTGA